The genomic stretch TAATCTACAAAAGACCAATTAAAAGAGGAGATTTAGGCCAGGACATAAAAGAAAATCCTGATATAATTGGAATTATTGATGGAGTATTTCACCAAAACTCCGCTGTTGGACACAGAGAAATCCTCAGCGTTATGAAAAAAGGAGTTAAGGTATTTGGAGCTTCAAGTATGGGTGCACTTAGAGCATCCGAGCTTGACAGTCTTGGAATGGAAGGAATAGGTTATTGCTATAACGAATATGCAAGTGGAAATGTTGACTCCGATGATGATGTTGCAGTAATGCTTGACTCAGAAAGCCTGGAAGCACTTTCAGTTCCATTAATCAGTATGAATTATGTATTTAAAAATGCAGTTAAGGAAGGAATCATCACCCAAGAGGAAAAAGAGGAATTGAGCAAAATTTCAAAAGAAACTTTTTATCCTAAAAGAACTTATGCTCAAACACTATCCCAATCAAGCTTAAATAGCGATAAAAAAGGTGAACTGATTGATTTCATCCGTACTTCCAAAAACATCAAAGAAGAGGATGCAAGAGAATTAATCACCCATATTAAAACATTGGTAGAATAAAATAAAATATACTATCACCAAAAATAACCAAAATATTGTTAATACTGACTGTGAACTGGCCAAAGTTAATGACTTTGGAAGTCTTAGTGATTGTAAAGTTGACAAGATTTGTGAAATTGTTAACTAAAATAAATTTAAAGACATTAACGATGAATTAAAAAGTAAGTATTATGAAAAAACTATCTTTAAATTTATCCAAAAATAAAAATAACAATAGAATAATTCCTGATTATACGAATGGTTTATTTTCATATTAATAACAAACATGAAAAATACAAAACACTGTTCACTCAGAAAATTATCAATAAAAACAAAAAGAAAAAATAGAAAATATTGATATTTTCAATACAGGAATAAAATTATGAAAATGCAGTAAAATAGTTTTATGCACACCACAATCTAAATTGAGAAGAAACATTTAGTTTCCTTTCATTTCCCTATATTTTTTTAAAACAATATCTGGAGTTTCGATACAATGATCAAAAGTTGTTGAAAATTCCTTAGGTTCAAAATCCTCTTCGACATTTCTTAAATCTTTAAGGAAAATAGACCCACCATCAATTTTAAACCCTACATCATCTGCCGAGATAGAAATCAAATTTATTTCAATTTGAGAAGCATTATCCAAAATTGCATCTGCTTTTACCTCATATTTTAAGTTTAATGTTTTATGAGGCATTATCTCATTGATAGTTCTTTTGATAACAGAATCAAAAAGTTCTAAAAATTTAACGGCTGGAGGCATATTATTTGCCCACCAATAAGCAAGTACAGAGTTTAAAACAATGTTGTGTTCAGAGAAATCATCATATAATCTCGCACGAACACCAACACTAGTATTGTCAACTACCTTAATCACTAATACTGGATTTACAGCCATTATACCACTATTCTTGTGGGACTAATGCTTTGATTAAATCACTAGCTCTTACAAGACCTACTAAATTGCCTTCAACACCAATAACAGGAATTTGTTCAATGTTTAAGGTTTTCATTTTTTTAGCACAGTCTGAAACTTTGGTTTTGGAGTTAGCTACTTCAACATTACCAACAGCAACATCACAGACAGCTTTATCAGTGAATTTTAAATGATTTTTCTCAATGTATAATACAGAAGTACTGTCCCAAGACCATTTGTCTCCTTCAGTACCTACAGTAGAACTGTGTTCACTTCTTTCAGAAATGATTTCGATTTCAGAGATAAAATCAGTTTCAGTTAAAATTCCAGATAATTTTGCTTCATCATCAAGAGTTAAAACAGATTTTAATCCAAATTGATTCATAGTTTCAAATGCAACATTCAATGGAGCTTTTTCCCAAGTGGTTGGCACAGTTGTAATCATGTAATTTTCAACTGCATCATCAATTTCAGTTTTGGTTAATGCGTTAGATACTAAATCGAAAGAAGTAATAATTCCAACTAATTTTCCTTCATCATCCACTACAGGAACTCTTCTAACATCATTTTCCATCATTTTACGAGCAGCATCAATTACATCATCACCAGGAGCTACTGTAATTAAGTCTCTACTCATTAACATTGCAATTTGTTCTTCATCAGGATTATTAATTAAGTCAGAACGAGTTACGATTCCTACTAAAATATCAGTGTCTCCTTTGACAACTGGTAATACTGCTTTTTTTTCTTTCCTCATTAAGTCTAAAACTTTGTCCCTGTTACCTGGAACAGAAACACTAACAACATTTTTAGACATTGTTCTTTTAACTAACATAAAAAACACCTTTTATAAATACAATAATAAAATGGTAAATTAAATTTAATGAACTACAAGTACTGCACATTTAGCTGAATTGACAACCTTATCTGCTACACTACCCATAATAAATCTATCGAATCCAGATTTACCAGAACTACCCATTACTATCAAATCAATATTTTCTTCTTTTGCTACCTCGAGAATAACTTTAGCAGGTGACCCTTCTCTAACTATGTGGGTAATCTTCAACTCATCTTCATTTAATTTATCAAATTCTTTAAGATTTTCTTCAGATCTTTCTTTTAAGATTTGATTTAACTGGTATACTTCATCATCTAATGGAAGCCCGTTAACAAAATTATTCTCTGTAACACTTATAGCAATAATTTCCGCTCCAGATACCTTTGATAAAAACAAAGCATGTTTTTGAGCTTTTTTTGCGAATTCAGATCCATCAGTAGGGACCAATATTTTTTTATACATTATTAACATCTCCCATAATATATAGATTAATATCCATTTATATTATATGGTTGTTTTTTTATTAATTCTATATAATATATTTTTCGTTTCACAGCGATTTATTATATTAATGTAATGATTTTTAGAAAAAGAATTGAACACATTGAATTCTGCAAAATTATTTTCATCAATTACAGACTTTTGAATTACATCATTAATACCGAATCGGCAAACATTAGTTGTTGCCATCTTTAAGAGACCACATGGGTCAATATACTGTTTATAATATACAGACATTATCTTTAAGACAAATTCCAATTCACGAAGCATGTTTGGAGAATTAAGCATTACATTATCAGTTCCAAGCATCGGCTTTATGCCCAAATCAATCATCTGAGGTAATGGTACAACACCAACATTCAATGTAGCGTTAGCCCTTGGACAAACAACAACATTTTGACCAGATTCTGCAACGGATTTCAAATCATCATTTTTTGGATTAGTAAGATGAACCAGTTGGGAAAATTTATTTGAAACTCCCTTTCCAATTTCACTTAATCCACTGTTTTCCAAGGATTCAATCTGATTGGATTCAGATTCTGCCACATGAATTGAAGAGATCTTACCTGCTTTTTTACATTCAGCCACAATTATCTCAGCAACATCCACAGTGATTTCACCAAAACCACTTGGTGCAATTCCATCGGCATATTTTAAGAGTTTACGAATAGCTACTTTAACTTTACTTAAATCCGGGTCATCACCATAAAAACTGTCGTCACGTCCTAAAATTATTGGTGTTATTGGAATACCTTCAGCAGCTTTTCTTAAAAGCCTGACCCCATTTAGACCACCTTCACGATAATCAATGAAATGAGTTGTTCCACCATAAACCATATCCCACATTGAAGATTTCATTGCCTCAATTAAATCATTATCACTGGCGTTAGCTAATGCAACATGCTTAACACCATAAGGAGGTTTTACCATTTCACTTAAAGACAATCCATAACCTTCATCTTTTATAATAGAATCCCCTATATGCATATGACCATTTATAAATGATGGGCAAACAACAGCACCATCGACATCAATAATTTTACCTTCAGAGGATTCTTTTCCAATTTCAATTATTTTTCCTTCATCAACAACAATATTTTCACGGGTTGGAACCAAATCTTTGCCTTTTAATATGATTCCATTAGCTATAGTAAACATTAAAAGAAAATCTAATTTTTTTTATTAATATAATTATCTTTATTAAATTGTAAAAACAAAATTAAGATATATCAGAGAACAATTTAACTTAATACCACATGTCTTTAAACCATAAGGTGATACTATTAACTCTCAAGAAATAAGATACTTTTACAGGAATATTATAAAAACTGGAGACGTATACAGAGTTAAATACAATAATAAAGATTATGGAGAATTTAAAAAGTTATCTGATGCATTATACGAAAGAGATGCACTATTTTTTTGTAATTTTGATTATGATTTGCTTGTTGAATGCGACCTTGAAAACAAGTATGAAAATAAAGTTCTACCACCATTTCCAGAAAAAAGACCAAAAGGCAGAATCAAAGGAACCAAAGTCAACAAAAAAGAAAGGGAAGGGGAAATTCTCTTTGACCACAAGCTTAGAAAGTTCTATATTCAGAAAGGTGATGAAACAATTGGCCAATATGATACTATGACTGAAGCGTTTTATTATAAGAAGATACTGATGGCTAATAATTGGGACATAAATGCCCTGAAAACAAATATCACTCAGAAAATTGAAGTCAATGCAGTTATTGATCCTAATATTGAATATGAAGTACAATTAAACTTCTGTCCTAAATGTAAAAACAGATTAAAAATTGGAGAAACAGAATGTCCTTCCTGCGGTATTAATATCCAGGAATATTTATTCAATAATTAAAAAAAAGGATAGAGAATAATTATTCTCCATCAACATAATCATTTAAAGATTTTACATTGATTTCATTATTTTGAACAGCTTTAATAGCATTTAAAACTGCTCTTGCTCCTGCAAGTGTGGTAACGTATGGTATGCCCAGTTCAATTGCAAGACGTCTGATGATATAACCATCTTTTGCAGACTGTTTACCTTCAGATGTGTTAATAATTAAATCAACTTCTTTGTTTAAGATAGCATCTCTGATGTTTGGAGATCCTTGAGATACTTTCAATACTTTTTCAACTGAGTCAAGACCAGTAGCTTTAGCAGTACCATCAGTTGCAATTAAATCAAATCCTAAGTTAGCTGCGGTTTCAGCAATAGGTCTGATTTTCTTTCTGTCTGCTTTTTTAACACTGATGAATATTTTACCTTCAGTAGGCAATTCCATACCTGCGGAGAGTTGTGATTTATAGAATGCCATTCCATAATTCTCATCGATACCAATACTTTCACCAGTGGATTTCATTTCAGGTCCAAGGACAGTATCGGATTCTGGGAGTTTTAAGAATGGGAATACAGATTCTTTTACTGCAACATGATTTAATTTAATCTCTTTGGTTAATCCGAAGTCTTTTAATTTAGCTCCTTGCATAATCCAGGTTGCAACTTTTGCAAGTGGCACACCAATTGCTTTACTTACAAATGGCACAGTTCTACTTGCACGAGGGTTAGCTTCAATAATGTAAACCATTTCCTCATCGAGTTTTACTGCATATTGAATGTTCATTAAACCTTTGACATCTAATTCAAGAGCTAATTTTGTTGAATTTTCACGAATAGTGTCTAAGATATATGCTGGAATAGTTTGAGGAGGTATTACACATGCGGAGTCTCCAGAGTGAACACCAGCTTCTTCGATGTGTTCCATGATTCCTGCAATGAATACATCTTCACCATCACATAATATATCTACATCAAGTTCAATAGCATCTTCCAAGAACTTGTCAACTAAAATTGGGTGTTCAGGAGAGACTTTTACAGCTTCTTTCATATATTCTTCAAGCTCATTGTTATCATAAACAATTTCCATTGCTCTTCCACCAATTACATATGATGGACGTACGAGAACTGGGAAGGTAATTTCTTCTGCAATAGCTTTTGCTTCTTCAAATGAATTTGCAGTTCCGTATGGAGCTTGGTGAATGTGTAATTTTTCCAAGAGCTCTGCGAATAATTCTCTGTCTTCTACTCTATCAATACTTTCATATGGAGTACCTAAAATTTTAACTCCAGCATTTGCGAGTGGAACAGATAAGTTAATTGATGTTTGACCACCAAATTGAACAATTACCCCATCAGGTTTTTCCTGTTCAATTACTCCCATCACATCTTCAAATGTAAGTGGTTCGAAGAATAATTTATCAGAAATGTCGTAATCAGTACTTACAGTTTCTGGGTTGTTGTTGATCAATATTGTTTCAATTCCTTTTTCTTTTAAAGCTAAGGAAGAGTGTACACAGCAGTAATCGAATTCAATACCTTGACCAATTCTGATTGGTCCTGCTCCAAGAATTACAACTTTTTTCTTGTTTGTTGATACAAGTTCATTTCCTTTATCATAACTGCTGTAGTAGTAAGGAGTTTTTGCTTCAAATTCGGCAGCACATGTATCTACCATTTTATAGGATGGTTTTATGTTGAATCTTGAAAGTAAGTTTTTAACATATTCTTCAGTTTGACCAGATAAAGTAGCTAATCTTTTATTGGAACAACCAATTTGTTTAGCTTTTCTTAAGAAGTCTTCATCTTCTAATTTTTCAGCAGTTACGCTGTTTTCGAAGTTAACAATGTTTCTAATTTTGTATAAGAAGAAATTGTCGATTTTTGTGAGTTCTCTGATTTTATCAATTTCCATTCCATCTTTAATAGCTGAATAAATTTGGAAGTAGATTTTATCAGTAGGGTGTTTTAAGTCTTCTTCAGTGTAATCAATGTATTCAAAACCATCGAATCCCATATCAAGTGATCTAAGTGCTTTTTGGAATGCTTCTTCAAAGGTTCTTCCAATAGCCATTACTTCCCCAGTAGCTTTCATTTGAACTCCGACTTCACGACTTACACTTTTGAATTTGTCAAATGGCCATCTTGGGATTTTAATAACGACATAATCAATAGCTGGTTCGAAAGATGCTGGTGTTTCTTTGGTAATATCGTTTTTAATTTCATCCAAGGTTAATCCTAAAGCTATTTTGGAAGAGATTTTTGCAATTGGATAACCAGTTGCTTTAGATGCAAGTGCACTACTTCTGGATACACGAGGGTTTACCTCAATAACTTTGTATTCATCAGTTTCAGGGTTAAGTGCGAATTGAATGTTACATCCACCTCTAATTCCTAATGCTCTGATGATTTTAATGGATGCATCTCTCATTTTTTGAATGGTTTCATCACATAAGTTTTGGATAGGAGCAACTACAACACTATCCCCTGTGTGGATACCCATAGGATCAATGTTTTCCATAGTACATACAATGATACAAGTGTCTTCTTTGTCCCTCATTACTTCAAATTCTATTTCTTTCCATCCGAGAACAGATTCATCGATGAGAACTTGATTGATGAAACTCATATCTAATCCGTGAGTTGCAATTTCAATTAATTCTTCTTCATTGTGAGCAATTCCCCCACCAGTACCACCTAAGGTGAATGCTGGTCTTACAATAACAGGATATCCAATGTCCTCTACTGCTTCAAGTGCTGCTTCTACACTTTCAACCGCATGACATTTAGGGATTTTTTCTCCGATTTTGTCCATGAGGTTTGCAAATAAGTCACGGTCTTCCACGTCTTTAATTGTTTGAACGTCAGAACCTAATACTTTAATTCCGTCAAGTAATCCTAAGTCTCCAAGACCTGTTGCAATGTTCAATCCAGTTTGTCCACCCATAGTAGGTAAGATGGAATCAACTTTTTCTTCTTCGATGATTTTAGCAACAACCTCAGGAGTTAATGGTTCTGTGTAAACAGTATCTGCCATATCAATATCAGTTTGAATTGTAGCAGGATTACTGTTAACAAGGACTGTTTCAATTCCCTCTTCTCTTAATGATTTACATGCTTGTGATCCTGAATAATCGAACTCAGCTGCTTGTCCGATTTGAATAGGTCCAGAACCAATAATTAATACTTTTTTAATATCCTTATCAACTGGCATATTATAATCCTCATTAAATTTATTTAGTAATCATCCATCATTTGATTAAATTTGTCAAAAACATTTCTTGTATCGTTTGGACCTGGTCCTGCTTCAGGATGGTACTGTATACAATGTAATGGTAATTCTTTATGTGAAATTCCTTCAGGAGTTCCATCGTTTAAGTTAATTTGGGTTAAAACTAAATCAGTTTCTTTTAATGATTCTTTGTCAATGGTAAATCCATGGTTTTGTGAAGTAATAAATACTTTTCCAGTAGTTAAATCTTTAACTGGTTGGTTTTCTCCCCTGTGCCCAAATTTCATTTTGTATGATTTTGCTCCGAAAGATTTAGCGATTAATTGTTGACCCATACAGATACCGAAAATTGGTAATCTGTTTGATAATTTTTTCATGGTCTCGATAGTTTCAGACACTCTGTCAGGGTTTCCCGGTCCTGAGGTAATCATCAAACCATTAGGAGAATAATCCAAAATAGTTTTATAATCAGTATCGTAAGGGAATAAAATTACACCAATGTCCCTTTCTAAAAATGAGTTGATAATATTCTTTTTAACACCACAGTCAATTAATGCAACTTTTTTGTCAGCATCTTCATTGAACAATTTTATTTCTTTTGTAGATACCAATGGAACAACATCCATTTCTTCGATACTTGGCTGGGAACGTGCCATTTCGAGTAATTTGTCATCACCAATGTCTTCAGTTGTTAATGCTGCTTTAAGTGAACCTCTTTCACGAATTTTGAGTGTTAAATCACGAGTATCAATTCCACTGATTCCCGGAGTTTTGAATTCTTTTAAGAAATCATCCAAAGTTTTTTGAGGTCCGAAGTTAGAAACTTCACGACAAACTTCACGACATACAAAACCTTCAGCTTGAATTTTATCTGATTGATACCACTTCTCACTTACACCATGATTTCCCTCTAATGGGTAAGTAGACATTAAAATTTCTCCTTTAAAAGACGGGTCAGTTAAAGATTCAGTATAACCACCCATACCGGTTGAGAAAACAAGTTCTCCCAATTTAGTGGTTTCATAACCGAATGCGTCACCTTTTAAAATAGTACCATCTTCTAAAGCTAATTTAGCTATTTTTACCATTAAATCACCATCATAAAAAATATAAAATTACTTTCTATCTTTAATATATATTATTTTACTATATTATTAAAGTTTGTTTTTTAGAAAAAAATGATGTATTCCGAAAAACAATGAAAATATATTTGGTGACTTATTATCAAAAAACCGCAAAAAGATTAAACCAAATGTGAAAAAATATTTAATAAATATCATCAAACATTCATTTATTAAAATCAAAGGGCAAGGACAATGGATTCAAAATCTGAAGAAATATTTAAAAAACACTTAAAAAATGCCAAGGAATATTCTAAATTCAAAAAATTAGTTGATGAAACAAAAGTTTATGACATTCCAGATGATTTGACTGCTGAATTAAGGCCATATCAAAAGATGGGTTATTCCTGGCTTGTTCAAAACATCAAATATAACTTCGGATGCATTTTGGCAGATGATATGGGACTTGGAAAAACAATTCAAGTTTTAACAACAATTCTTCATTTCAAAGAGCAAAATCCATACGACAATGAGCCTTCACTCATTATAGTTCCTCCAGCATTGCTTTCAAACTGGGAAAATGAGATTAAAAAGTTCACACCAACTCTTTCATATTATATTTATCATGGATCAAACAGAACATTCCCCTTAGAAGAGTATGACATTATTTTAACATCATATGGTGTAATTAGACTTGATTTGGACATGTTTTCAGACAAGAAATGGTTCATATGCGTCATTGATGAAGCACAGAATATTAAAAATCCAAATACTCAACAAACCAAAGCGATTAAAAAAGTCCCAGCAATCAATAAGATAGCATTAACAGGTACTCCTATTGAAAATAAATTAACTGATTACTGGTCAATATTTGATTTTGTAAATAAAGGATACTTATCAAGTTTAGATAACTTTAAAGCAAATTATGTCTTTAGAATCGAAAGACTTGAAGAAGAATCCACCTTGGAAAAATTCAAAACAATAACAAAACCATTTGTTTTAAGACGTCTTAAAACAGACGACAACATCAAGGATGAACTTCCAGACAAAATTGTTAACGACATTTATTGCAGCATGACTAAAAAACAAATTTTGCTTTATAATGCAATTATGGAAGGAATATTCGAAGATCTGGAAGGAAAAACCGGTATTGAAAGGCGTGGAATAATTTTAAATATTATTACTGGATTAAAACAGGCATGTAATCACCCCGCACAATATTTGCGCTCAGACAATCCCAAAATCAATGAATCCGGAAAAATGGAATTGTTGATTACTCTTTTGGAAAATATCCTATATGCAGATGAAAAAGTCATAATATTTACACAATATGCAAAGATGGGAGAAATCATACAGAAATTAGTTTCCAAAAAGTTAAAGACAGACGTGTTATTCCTGCACGGTTCACTTACACAGGAAAAGAGAACAGAAGTAATTTCCACATTCCAAGAGGACGAAAACCATAAAATTTTAGTTGCAACCCTTAAAACTGGTGGTGTTGGATTAAACTTGACTGCCGCTCAAAACGTTATCCATTACGATTTATGGTGGAATCCTGCAATTGAAAATCAGGCAACCGATCGTGTACATCGTATAGGTCAGGAAAAAGATGTTATGGTATATAGATTCATAACAAAAGGAACATTAGAAGAAGTAATAGATGAAATGAGTAAAAATAAATTGAATTTGGCTGAAAAAGCCATAAGCAATGATGAAACTTTCATTACCGAAATGAGTGATGATGAACTTAAGGAAAAATTATCATTAAGATTATAATTTTTCCATTTTCAAACTGAAGTTTAGGCTTCTGGATGAATGAGTTAAAGCACCTATTGAAATAATATCCACACCATATTCAACATAATCCAGGATATTATCCTCAGTAATTCCACCGGAAACTTCAATTAGTGAATTTTGACGGATGTTTAATTTTTCAAGTTCATCAATGACATCCTTAACTTCATGACCAGTCATATTGTCAAGCATTACAATATCTGCTTTGTTTTCAACACATTCAATAGCATCATGCAATGTTTCAACTTCAATTTCGATTTTTTTGGAAAAGCTAGTAACTTTTTTTGCTTTTAAAAGTGCATCCAATGGAGAATCACACATTGCAATATGATTGTCCTTAATTAGAACCATATCATCCAAACTAAAACGATGAGTATCCGCACCACCTACTTTAAGCGCATATTTGTCAAATTTAGAGATTGCTGGAGAAGTTTTACGGGTTCCCGCAATTCTTACATCATAATCTTTAACCAAATCAACATAATGGTTAGCAGCACTAGCTACCCCACTCATTCTCATTGACAAGTTAAGCGCAGTTCTCTCAAGAAGCAATATTGTTCTAGCATCACCTCTAACAGACATCAATAAATCTTTTTTTGAAATTTCACAACCATCATTTAACCAGAATGTGACTTCCACACCAAACTCTTCAAATAATTCACGAACAATATCCATTCCTGCTAAAATACCATCATCTTTTGAAATAATATATGCATTAGCTTCCAAACCTTTTTCAACAGTAGATTCAGAAGTGATGTCTCCAAATCCCTTATCTTCTTCAAGCATATATTCAATTATTCTATCCAAAAAAATCACCAAAATTTACTTATTATAATTAATATATACTATTTTTATAATATAAAAATAAGTGATTATATGGAAATTATATTTTTAGGAACATCCTCAGCAGTACATTCATATAACAGAAACCACCCTGCAATTATTTTAAAAGCATTTGGTGAGACAATGTTATTTGATTGCGGCGAAGGAACACAAAGACAACTAATTTTTGCTAAAGTAAGTCCTATGAAAATATCCAAGATATTTCTTAGCCATTATCACGGAGATCATATTTTAGGCCTTCCAGGATTGTTGCAATCCATGAATTTCAGAGGAAGAGAAACAAAATTAACAATATATGGTCCAAAAGGTTTAAACACACTAAAAAATGCAATATTTAACTTAGGATACTGTAAAATTGATTTTCCAATTGAATTTATTGAAATAGGTACAGAAACTATTGAAAGCTGTGAAGAATACATTATCAAATCACAGGACGTCAATCACCAAGTTCCATGCTTAGCATACACCGTTAAAGAACTCAAAAAGCCTAGGTTTTTACGTGAAAAAGCTATTGAATTAGGCGTTCCAGTAGGTCCTGCCTTCGGAAAACTTCACAACGGCGAAGAAGTTGAAGTTAACGGCAAAATTATAAAACCAGAACAGGTTTTAGGCCCTGCAAGAAAAGGAAATAAAGTAACCTATTCAGGAGACACAACACCATGTGAAGAAATGATTGAATTTGCAAAAGATTCAACCCTCCTCATTCACGAGTCAACATATGTAAA from Methanobrevibacter sp. encodes the following:
- a CDS encoding TfuA-related McrA-glycine thioamidation protein; its protein translation is MVKIIIYTGLSLPFDKAREILDSHDDIEVIYKRPIKRGDLGQDIKENPDIIGIIDGVFHQNSAVGHREILSVMKKGVKVFGASSMGALRASELDSLGMEGIGYCYNEYASGNVDSDDDVAVMLDSESLEALSVPLISMNYVFKNAVKEGIITQEEKEELSKISKETFYPKRTYAQTLSQSSLNSDKKGELIDFIRTSKNIKEEDARELITHIKTLVE
- a CDS encoding CBS domain-containing protein — its product is MLVKRTMSKNVVSVSVPGNRDKVLDLMRKEKKAVLPVVKGDTDILVGIVTRSDLINNPDEEQIAMLMSRDLITVAPGDDVIDAARKMMENDVRRVPVVDDEGKLVGIITSFDLVSNALTKTEIDDAVENYMITTVPTTWEKAPLNVAFETMNQFGLKSVLTLDDEAKLSGILTETDFISEIEIISERSEHSSTVGTEGDKWSWDSTSVLYIEKNHLKFTDKAVCDVAVGNVEVANSKTKVSDCAKKMKTLNIEQIPVIGVEGNLVGLVRASDLIKALVPQE
- a CDS encoding universal stress protein, which produces MYKKILVPTDGSEFAKKAQKHALFLSKVSGAEIIAISVTENNFVNGLPLDDEVYQLNQILKERSEENLKEFDKLNEDELKITHIVREGSPAKVILEVAKEENIDLIVMGSSGKSGFDRFIMGSVADKVVNSAKCAVLVVH
- a CDS encoding amidohydrolase family protein, producing MFTIANGIILKGKDLVPTRENIVVDEGKIIEIGKESSEGKIIDVDGAVVCPSFINGHMHIGDSIIKDEGYGLSLSEMVKPPYGVKHVALANASDNDLIEAMKSSMWDMVYGGTTHFIDYREGGLNGVRLLRKAAEGIPITPIILGRDDSFYGDDPDLSKVKVAIRKLLKYADGIAPSGFGEITVDVAEIIVAECKKAGKISSIHVAESESNQIESLENSGLSEIGKGVSNKFSQLVHLTNPKNDDLKSVAESGQNVVVCPRANATLNVGVVPLPQMIDLGIKPMLGTDNVMLNSPNMLRELEFVLKIMSVYYKQYIDPCGLLKMATTNVCRFGINDVIQKSVIDENNFAEFNVFNSFSKNHYINIINRCETKNILYRINKKTTI
- a CDS encoding zinc ribbon domain-containing protein yields the protein MLVECDLENKYENKVLPPFPEKRPKGRIKGTKVNKKEREGEILFDHKLRKFYIQKGDETIGQYDTMTEAFYYKKILMANNWDINALKTNITQKIEVNAVIDPNIEYEVQLNFCPKCKNRLKIGETECPSCGINIQEYLFNN
- the carB gene encoding carbamoyl-phosphate synthase large subunit, with the protein product MPVDKDIKKVLIIGSGPIQIGQAAEFDYSGSQACKSLREEGIETVLVNSNPATIQTDIDMADTVYTEPLTPEVVAKIIEEEKVDSILPTMGGQTGLNIATGLGDLGLLDGIKVLGSDVQTIKDVEDRDLFANLMDKIGEKIPKCHAVESVEAALEAVEDIGYPVIVRPAFTLGGTGGGIAHNEEELIEIATHGLDMSFINQVLIDESVLGWKEIEFEVMRDKEDTCIIVCTMENIDPMGIHTGDSVVVAPIQNLCDETIQKMRDASIKIIRALGIRGGCNIQFALNPETDEYKVIEVNPRVSRSSALASKATGYPIAKISSKIALGLTLDEIKNDITKETPASFEPAIDYVVIKIPRWPFDKFKSVSREVGVQMKATGEVMAIGRTFEEAFQKALRSLDMGFDGFEYIDYTEEDLKHPTDKIYFQIYSAIKDGMEIDKIRELTKIDNFFLYKIRNIVNFENSVTAEKLEDEDFLRKAKQIGCSNKRLATLSGQTEEYVKNLLSRFNIKPSYKMVDTCAAEFEAKTPYYYSSYDKGNELVSTNKKKVVILGAGPIRIGQGIEFDYCCVHSSLALKEKGIETILINNNPETVSTDYDISDKLFFEPLTFEDVMGVIEQEKPDGVIVQFGGQTSINLSVPLANAGVKILGTPYESIDRVEDRELFAELLEKLHIHQAPYGTANSFEEAKAIAEEITFPVLVRPSYVIGGRAMEIVYDNNELEEYMKEAVKVSPEHPILVDKFLEDAIELDVDILCDGEDVFIAGIMEHIEEAGVHSGDSACVIPPQTIPAYILDTIRENSTKLALELDVKGLMNIQYAVKLDEEMVYIIEANPRASRTVPFVSKAIGVPLAKVATWIMQGAKLKDFGLTKEIKLNHVAVKESVFPFLKLPESDTVLGPEMKSTGESIGIDENYGMAFYKSQLSAGMELPTEGKIFISVKKADRKKIRPIAETAANLGFDLIATDGTAKATGLDSVEKVLKVSQGSPNIRDAILNKEVDLIINTSEGKQSAKDGYIIRRLAIELGIPYVTTLAGARAVLNAIKAVQNNEINVKSLNDYVDGE
- the carA gene encoding glutamine-hydrolyzing carbamoyl-phosphate synthase small subunit, with product MVKIAKLALEDGTILKGDAFGYETTKLGELVFSTGMGGYTESLTDPSFKGEILMSTYPLEGNHGVSEKWYQSDKIQAEGFVCREVCREVSNFGPQKTLDDFLKEFKTPGISGIDTRDLTLKIRERGSLKAALTTEDIGDDKLLEMARSQPSIEEMDVVPLVSTKEIKLFNEDADKKVALIDCGVKKNIINSFLERDIGVILFPYDTDYKTILDYSPNGLMITSGPGNPDRVSETIETMKKLSNRLPIFGICMGQQLIAKSFGAKSYKMKFGHRGENQPVKDLTTGKVFITSQNHGFTIDKESLKETDLVLTQINLNDGTPEGISHKELPLHCIQYHPEAGPGPNDTRNVFDKFNQMMDDY
- a CDS encoding DEAD/DEAH box helicase, with the translated sequence MDSKSEEIFKKHLKNAKEYSKFKKLVDETKVYDIPDDLTAELRPYQKMGYSWLVQNIKYNFGCILADDMGLGKTIQVLTTILHFKEQNPYDNEPSLIIVPPALLSNWENEIKKFTPTLSYYIYHGSNRTFPLEEYDIILTSYGVIRLDLDMFSDKKWFICVIDEAQNIKNPNTQQTKAIKKVPAINKIALTGTPIENKLTDYWSIFDFVNKGYLSSLDNFKANYVFRIERLEEESTLEKFKTITKPFVLRRLKTDDNIKDELPDKIVNDIYCSMTKKQILLYNAIMEGIFEDLEGKTGIERRGIILNIITGLKQACNHPAQYLRSDNPKINESGKMELLITLLENILYADEKVIIFTQYAKMGEIIQKLVSKKLKTDVLFLHGSLTQEKRTEVISTFQEDENHKILVATLKTGGVGLNLTAAQNVIHYDLWWNPAIENQATDRVHRIGQEKDVMVYRFITKGTLEEVIDEMSKNKLNLAEKAISNDETFITEMSDDELKEKLSLRL